From the Astatotilapia calliptera chromosome 6, fAstCal1.2, whole genome shotgun sequence genome, one window contains:
- the LOC113024594 gene encoding interferon alpha-inducible protein 27-like protein 2A has translation MGWEGIWSRYSRRRCWHCGSGSSHSGCTGFTPAGIAAGSIAAKLMSYFAVANGGGVAAGGLIATLQSWGMGGLTGAGIGGVAGAGGTVGWLLSTICNQTGTR, from the exons ATGGGCTGGGAAGGAATAT GGAGTCGTTATAGTCGGAG GAGGTGCTGGCACTGTGGCTCTGGCTCCAGCCATTCTGGCTGCACTGGGTTCACTCCAGCTGGAATAGCAGCAGGCTCCATTGCTGCCAAACTGATGTCATATTTTGCAGTTGCTAATGGAGGAGGAGTTGCAGCAGGAGGTCTCATAGCAACCCTGCAGTCCTGGG GTATGGGAGGTCTGACGGGAGCTGGCATTGGAGGTGTTGCTGGTGCTGGAGGAACAGTGGGTTGGCTGCTCTCAACCATTTGTAACCAGACTGGAACACGTTAA
- the LOC113024596 gene encoding interferon alpha-inducible protein 27-like protein 2A, with the protein MGLLTAIAIAAGAGGAVVSAPIVLGAVGFTSVGIAAGSYAASMMSAAAVANGGGVAAGSVVAVLQSAGMAGLSGAATAAVGSVGGAVGFLATLI; encoded by the exons ATGGGTCTAT tgacAGCTATAGCAATCGCAGCTGGAGCAG GTGGAGCAGTGGTGTCTGCTCCTATTGTCCTGGGGGCTGTAGGTTTCACCTCAGTTGGTATAGCTGCAGGCTCCTATGCTGCAAGCATGatgtctgcagctgctgtggccAATGGAGGAGGAGTGGCAGCAGGAAGTGTGGTGGCTGTTTTACAGTcagcag gtatGGCAGGTCTGTCTGGGGCCGCCACCGCAGCCGTGGGCTCTGTTGGAGGGGCTGTGGGATTTTTGGCTACTCTCATCTGA